A region from the Mucilaginibacter sp. CSA2-8R genome encodes:
- a CDS encoding sialate O-acetylesterase: MRLPQLVSDGMVLQRDQKINIWGWASPGEKLKVNFKGKTYKATTGADGKWMLQMPAIEAGGPYSMTINASNHVQLKDILVGDVWFCAGQSNMVTPMERVKERYPDEIANANYPQIRNFFVPTASDVIKEHNDLPPGKWMPATPVNVMNFGAVSYFMAKQLHLKYHVPIGIINSSVGGTPIQAWISKDGYRELPAYTNRLKQFSDSAFVNKINRPVQPRPAASAPFVQQDKGLAEPVKWFDNAYVPDGWHKFWLPGYWADQGVRGLNGVIWFRKEVDVPASMAGKAAKLFAGRIIDADETYVNGVKVGNITYQYPPRRYEVPAGLLKAGKNTIVVRITNTFGKGGFVPDKRYELTDGATTIDLRGDWLYKVGQVFKPLRRSMGDIESGFAFSAQNEPTGLYNTMVKPAVDYGVKGFVWYQGESNAGNAKEYNSLLRALISDWRTQWHNAALPFIVIQLPNYGDTEYSPVESQWAELRDGQLKVLDIPKTALAVTIDLGEWNDIHPLNKKDVGDRVALAAEKLAYGNTKLVSSGPLYQSASIAGNKIIVSFTNTGSGLMAKGGKLARFAIAGADKQFVWADAQIEGDKVSVSSPEVAEPKYVRYAWADNPEGANLYNKEGLPASPFRTDK; encoded by the coding sequence GTGAGATTACCACAACTGGTAAGCGACGGCATGGTATTGCAGCGCGACCAAAAAATTAACATTTGGGGTTGGGCTTCGCCCGGCGAAAAACTGAAGGTTAATTTTAAAGGCAAAACTTATAAAGCCACTACGGGGGCGGACGGTAAGTGGATGCTGCAAATGCCTGCAATAGAAGCAGGCGGCCCTTATAGCATGACCATTAATGCCAGTAATCACGTCCAACTCAAAGACATCCTGGTTGGCGATGTGTGGTTTTGTGCAGGCCAGTCAAACATGGTTACGCCTATGGAAAGGGTTAAAGAACGGTACCCCGACGAAATTGCTAATGCAAATTATCCGCAGATACGTAATTTCTTTGTGCCAACAGCTTCTGACGTTATTAAAGAACATAATGACTTGCCGCCCGGCAAATGGATGCCAGCTACACCGGTTAACGTTATGAACTTTGGTGCGGTCAGTTATTTTATGGCCAAACAGTTGCATCTAAAATATCATGTGCCTATAGGTATCATCAACTCCAGTGTGGGTGGTACTCCCATACAGGCTTGGATTAGTAAAGATGGGTATCGCGAACTGCCTGCCTACACCAATCGTTTAAAGCAGTTTTCGGATAGTGCTTTTGTTAATAAAATTAACAGGCCCGTTCAGCCGCGGCCTGCGGCCTCCGCTCCGTTTGTACAGCAGGATAAAGGTTTAGCCGAACCGGTAAAATGGTTTGATAACGCCTATGTTCCAGATGGATGGCACAAATTCTGGTTGCCTGGTTATTGGGCTGATCAGGGCGTAAGGGGACTTAACGGCGTAATTTGGTTCCGGAAAGAAGTAGATGTACCAGCCTCAATGGCTGGTAAAGCGGCCAAGCTTTTTGCAGGGCGTATCATAGATGCCGACGAAACCTATGTAAATGGCGTGAAAGTGGGTAACATCACCTATCAGTATCCGCCGCGCCGTTACGAAGTACCCGCCGGTTTACTTAAGGCCGGAAAAAATACAATTGTAGTACGTATAACCAACACCTTTGGTAAAGGTGGTTTTGTGCCCGATAAGCGTTATGAACTAACTGATGGCGCTACAACCATTGATTTACGTGGTGACTGGTTGTATAAAGTGGGACAGGTGTTTAAACCGCTTAGGCGCAGTATGGGCGACATCGAAAGCGGATTTGCATTTTCTGCTCAAAACGAGCCGACGGGGTTATATAACACTATGGTTAAACCTGCTGTCGATTATGGCGTTAAGGGCTTTGTTTGGTACCAAGGCGAATCAAACGCCGGCAATGCCAAAGAATATAACTCATTGTTGCGTGCGTTAATCAGCGATTGGCGAACCCAGTGGCACAATGCTGCTTTGCCATTTATTGTTATACAATTACCTAATTACGGCGATACAGAATATTCGCCGGTAGAAAGCCAATGGGCTGAACTGCGTGATGGTCAGCTTAAGGTTTTGGATATTCCTAAAACCGCCTTAGCAGTAACTATTGATCTGGGCGAATGGAATGATATACATCCGTTAAATAAAAAAGATGTGGGCGACCGGGTAGCCTTAGCTGCCGAAAAACTGGCTTATGGCAATACTAAGTTGGTGAGTTCAGGTCCGCTTTATCAATCGGCCAGCATTGCAGGCAACAAAATCATCGTTTCGTTTACTAACACTGGTTCAGGCTTAATGGCAAAAGGAGGTAAGCTTGCCCGCTTTGCCATTGCAGGTGCCGATAAACAATTTGTTTGGGCCGATGCACAAATTGAGGGGGATAAGGTGTCGGTTTCAAGCCCTGAAGTTGCCGAACCTAAATACGTGCGTTATGCCTGGGCAGATAATCCGGAAGGAGCCAATCTGTATAACAAAGAAGGCTTACCTGCTTCTCCTTTCCGTACCGATAAGTAG
- a CDS encoding SusC/RagA family TonB-linked outer membrane protein, with protein sequence MKTYWLVTVLTMLSSVLFAQTVPIKGKIVDEKNEPLVGATVKVTGGTTAAVADVNGNFTLNAPAGTSSVTVSFVGYNDFVKNVASGTPNLGTLTLTRSASNLNDVVVVGYGTLRRQDVTGTVASVDAKTLQEIPASNFAEQLKGRVAGVDVVSGTNGPIISIRGNRTIGAAPGVDGPLIVLDGQPYYNSIENINPTDIKSIDVLKGASATAIYGSRASGGVLLITTNRGRVGTTVTAYDTYVGVSKLQGNLRLLNGQEFAQLQNDALQGAVLQGYSNNTPSNPYALTAIEKQALAEGVSTDYVKLLVKPSIIWDQSLRVSSGTERTQFTIGGGYRLNTALQPNNDSKRISLNATLDHKINKYLKFGLTTLTTVRLVNNGGGDQLLTARYISPLTYPYLPNGNLNPTPQSDQIDATFLNPLLPGQNPDQYYDYTRAFIHNDIVYGEVSPVDHLKYRFTVNYNFSQSLQGLYRGINNVDIVNAARTTASTLNNYQYRLSQEHLLTYDNTFANKHRVNFVAVFRNEKQHNENSRIDGTGIPFDAVRNSNLGLANTITGVNGSYTEQGLLSYIARLNYAFDNKYDLTASVTTDGNSALASGNKYTTYPSIGLGWVLSNEGFMKRYSFIDNLKLRAGYGITSTTATINPYSTLGALSSSKYQYGGASTGNAQGVRVTTLTNPTLTWQRTHEYNLALDFGVLKNRITGSVEVYKQRTTGIILPNQLPVTNGASSQTSNLGTSSNKGLEITLSSINIQNLGGFTWSTDYNMSFSRERIEELPNGAQFNIGAGQFVGQPLSVIYDVRKIGIWQLGDSPGIDNTKPQTSGAVYQPVRGQAGTLQYPGQIRVQDLNGDGKIDANDNQIIGNFQPKYQFGMTNRFAYKNFDLSIVIQGRMKFTTVVPYVSSANSAYVGWQYLNLGRHNQPYIDYWTPTNPTNAFPMPNAQIQGNYYSTLQYYDGSFIRAKSINIGYNLPANITRHLGMSSLRVYANVTNPFIIYAPIMNHSFSVTDPESVYNQQVINSSTSGNIGGQDGNFNNYRGLAISPGITTRDFIFGINARF encoded by the coding sequence ATGAAAACATATTGGTTAGTCACTGTGCTAACTATGCTTTCTTCTGTGCTCTTTGCACAAACCGTACCCATAAAAGGTAAAATTGTTGACGAAAAAAATGAACCGCTAGTAGGGGCTACTGTAAAAGTTACAGGAGGTACTACTGCCGCTGTGGCAGATGTTAATGGTAATTTTACTTTAAACGCGCCTGCCGGAACCAGCAGCGTTACCGTTTCGTTTGTTGGTTACAACGATTTCGTAAAAAATGTTGCATCCGGAACTCCCAACTTAGGTACTTTAACATTAACCAGAAGTGCAAGTAACCTAAACGATGTTGTTGTTGTTGGTTATGGCACCCTCCGCCGACAGGACGTTACAGGTACAGTTGCTTCAGTTGATGCAAAAACGTTACAGGAAATACCTGCATCCAACTTTGCTGAACAGCTTAAAGGCAGAGTTGCAGGTGTTGATGTAGTAAGCGGTACTAACGGGCCTATAATATCGATTCGTGGTAACCGTACTATCGGTGCTGCACCAGGTGTAGACGGACCACTGATTGTTTTAGACGGACAGCCTTACTATAACTCTATTGAAAACATCAACCCTACTGATATCAAAAGTATCGACGTGTTGAAAGGTGCTTCGGCAACTGCAATTTACGGTTCTCGTGCGTCGGGAGGTGTTTTGTTAATTACTACCAACCGTGGTAGGGTAGGCACAACTGTTACTGCATATGATACTTACGTAGGTGTAAGCAAGCTGCAAGGTAACCTCAGATTGCTTAACGGACAGGAATTCGCCCAGCTACAAAACGATGCATTGCAGGGTGCTGTATTGCAAGGATACTCTAATAACACCCCTTCAAACCCTTACGCACTTACAGCAATCGAAAAGCAAGCACTGGCTGAAGGTGTCAGCACAGATTACGTGAAGCTGCTGGTTAAACCATCAATAATTTGGGACCAAAGTTTACGGGTGTCAAGCGGTACCGAAAGAACTCAGTTTACAATTGGTGGTGGTTACCGTTTAAATACTGCGCTACAACCTAACAACGACAGCAAGCGTATATCGTTGAATGCCACTTTAGACCATAAAATCAACAAGTACCTAAAATTTGGTTTAACCACTTTAACTACTGTGCGTTTGGTAAACAATGGAGGTGGCGATCAACTTTTAACCGCACGCTACATCAGCCCGCTTACTTATCCGTATTTGCCTAACGGTAATCTCAACCCTACGCCTCAGTCGGATCAAATTGATGCTACGTTTTTAAACCCATTGCTTCCAGGTCAAAACCCTGATCAGTATTACGATTATACCCGAGCGTTTATACACAATGACATTGTTTACGGCGAGGTATCACCCGTTGACCACCTTAAGTACCGTTTCACTGTAAATTATAATTTCTCACAGTCTTTACAAGGTCTATACCGCGGTATCAACAATGTGGATATTGTAAATGCAGCACGTACAACGGCCAGTACATTAAATAATTACCAGTATCGGTTATCTCAAGAGCATTTGTTAACTTACGATAATACATTTGCGAATAAGCACCGTGTTAACTTTGTAGCAGTTTTTAGAAATGAAAAGCAGCACAACGAAAACTCAAGAATAGATGGTACAGGCATTCCATTTGATGCCGTTCGCAATTCTAACCTTGGTTTAGCTAATACCATTACCGGTGTAAACGGCAGCTATACTGAGCAAGGCTTGTTATCTTACATTGCTCGTTTAAACTATGCATTTGATAACAAGTATGATTTAACAGCTTCGGTGACAACTGATGGTAACTCGGCATTGGCATCAGGCAACAAATACACCACCTATCCATCTATTGGTTTAGGTTGGGTATTGAGTAATGAAGGCTTTATGAAGCGTTACTCTTTTATAGATAACCTGAAACTACGTGCAGGTTACGGTATAACTTCTACAACAGCCACAATTAACCCATACTCAACTTTAGGGGCATTAAGCTCTTCAAAATATCAGTATGGTGGTGCATCTACCGGTAACGCACAAGGTGTTAGGGTAACAACGCTTACTAACCCAACATTAACCTGGCAAAGAACACATGAGTACAACCTTGCCTTAGATTTTGGTGTACTTAAAAATAGGATTACCGGTTCGGTAGAGGTGTACAAGCAACGTACTACAGGCATTATATTACCGAATCAATTACCTGTTACTAACGGTGCTAGCTCTCAAACCTCAAATTTGGGTACATCATCAAACAAAGGTTTAGAGATTACTTTAAGCAGCATAAATATCCAGAATTTGGGTGGCTTTACTTGGTCAACCGACTACAATATGTCGTTTAGCCGCGAGCGCATTGAAGAATTACCAAACGGTGCTCAATTTAATATTGGTGCCGGCCAATTCGTTGGTCAGCCATTGAGCGTCATTTACGACGTTAGAAAAATTGGTATCTGGCAATTAGGCGATTCTCCGGGTATCGATAACACAAAACCTCAAACCAGCGGTGCGGTTTACCAACCGGTAAGAGGTCAGGCCGGGACTTTACAGTACCCGGGTCAAATTCGCGTTCAAGACTTAAATGGTGACGGTAAAATCGACGCTAACGATAACCAGATCATCGGTAACTTCCAGCCAAAATACCAGTTCGGTATGACCAACCGTTTTGCTTACAAAAACTTTGACTTAAGCATTGTAATCCAAGGCAGAATGAAGTTTACGACTGTAGTACCTTATGTGTCTTCGGCTAACTCTGCATACGTCGGCTGGCAATATCTTAACTTAGGACGTCATAATCAGCCTTATATTGATTACTGGACGCCTACCAACCCTACTAATGCATTTCCAATGCCAAACGCGCAAATTCAGGGTAACTATTACTCAACCCTGCAATATTATGATGGATCGTTCATCCGTGCAAAAAGCATAAACATAGGTTACAATTTGCCTGCTAATATTACTCGCCATTTAGGTATGAGCTCACTAAGGGTTTATGCTAACGTGACTAATCCGTTCATTATTTATGCACCAATCATGAATCATAGTTTCTCAGTAACAGATCCGGAATCGGTTTATAACCAGCAGGTTATAAATTCATCTACCAGTGGTAACATAGGCGGACAAGATGGTAACTTCAATAACTACCGAGGCTTAGCTATTAGTCCTGGTATCACCACACGCGATTTCATTTTTGGTATCAATGCCCGTTTCTAA
- a CDS encoding RagB/SusD family nutrient uptake outer membrane protein: MKILNKASIIIATAAVLSSATSCKKILEEQPRAQLYPEYFTTAGGVQAAVTGVYNDLRGAFSGEGLVFYYNGTDENIPGGSAGTVPPLFNSFNGINSSNGPDITGLYVDINTLNGVFQYATAITDATARTQFVAQAKFLRAFMYFYLVQTYGGTTATQKSGIPLHTTYITTASTADAPAPLADIYAFIIKDLTEAAAELPNTVSTTSPFSAGGVGKTATAAVANAYLAKVYLTRGYSEVKQAGDFQKAADLTAALIANKGTYGLDLWQDYMDVHKPANDYGKENMFAIDFGGASDPQYTGYTLQGSGGYGLNQLYVLARMNYVGPGIDNIAGIDGVPQRLTTKSGMFRDVYNGRPYVRLAPNVRYTMNVAFANQVSDSRYDATFQTFWICNTNVAAGTKSDGTLKDKLIPTSNPSTSAYIKPIDGDTAILMPSADVTMARRDAFKGLIVTPKQFNNVIFPTVKKFDDPKRNATGDFSSRPITLMRFSEVYLMNAEANYMLGNTSTAADMLNIIRRRAAYRTPDDAQNVAKNAISVTASTMASVNAANVAAMALNSAQLAQLAIPNNTSNTASLCGMDLILDEYTREFYGDPRRWYDLVRTQQLVRRNKMYNTNGGPNVQDYHTRWPIPQNLINNVLSGPKYPQNNGY; encoded by the coding sequence ATGAAAATTCTAAATAAAGCAAGTATAATTATAGCAACTGCAGCCGTTTTATCGTCTGCTACCAGTTGCAAAAAGATATTAGAAGAGCAGCCAAGAGCACAATTATACCCTGAGTACTTCACTACGGCAGGTGGTGTACAGGCTGCTGTAACAGGAGTCTACAACGATTTAAGAGGAGCCTTTTCGGGCGAAGGTTTAGTTTTTTATTATAACGGTACCGACGAAAATATTCCGGGAGGAAGTGCTGGTACAGTACCTCCACTGTTTAATTCATTTAATGGCATAAACTCGTCAAACGGTCCGGATATTACCGGACTGTATGTAGACATCAATACACTAAATGGAGTATTTCAGTATGCAACAGCAATTACTGATGCTACGGCACGTACACAGTTTGTTGCCCAAGCAAAGTTTCTGCGAGCCTTCATGTATTTCTATTTAGTACAAACCTATGGCGGAACAACAGCTACGCAAAAAAGCGGTATTCCATTACATACGACCTACATTACTACAGCTAGTACTGCCGATGCACCTGCTCCTCTTGCTGACATATATGCGTTTATCATAAAGGATTTAACAGAAGCTGCAGCAGAACTTCCGAACACAGTAAGTACTACGAGTCCATTTTCGGCAGGTGGTGTTGGCAAAACGGCTACTGCTGCCGTAGCAAACGCTTATCTTGCGAAGGTTTATTTAACGCGTGGTTATAGCGAGGTAAAACAAGCTGGTGATTTTCAAAAAGCTGCTGATTTAACTGCTGCACTAATCGCCAATAAAGGCACCTATGGCCTTGATTTATGGCAGGATTATATGGACGTACATAAGCCGGCTAATGACTATGGCAAAGAAAACATGTTTGCAATTGATTTTGGTGGGGCATCAGATCCGCAATATACAGGTTACACACTTCAGGGTTCAGGTGGTTATGGTTTAAATCAGCTTTATGTACTAGCCCGTATGAATTATGTAGGCCCAGGAATTGATAATATTGCTGGTATTGACGGAGTTCCTCAAAGGCTTACAACTAAATCAGGTATGTTCCGCGATGTTTATAACGGCCGTCCATACGTACGTTTGGCCCCTAACGTGCGCTATACTATGAACGTGGCCTTTGCCAATCAGGTAAGTGACAGCCGCTACGATGCTACCTTCCAAACATTCTGGATTTGTAACACCAACGTTGCTGCCGGTACAAAAAGCGACGGTACGTTGAAAGATAAATTAATACCTACATCTAATCCATCAACAAGTGCTTATATAAAGCCGATAGACGGTGATACAGCGATTTTAATGCCAAGCGCAGATGTTACCATGGCTCGTCGTGATGCTTTTAAAGGTTTAATCGTTACTCCTAAACAATTTAACAACGTTATCTTCCCTACAGTGAAGAAATTTGATGATCCAAAACGTAATGCAACCGGTGACTTTTCAAGCCGTCCTATTACATTAATGCGCTTTTCTGAAGTTTATCTGATGAATGCCGAAGCTAATTACATGCTTGGTAACACCAGTACCGCTGCAGATATGTTAAATATCATCAGACGCCGTGCAGCTTACCGTACACCGGATGATGCGCAAAACGTTGCAAAGAATGCTATTTCGGTAACAGCATCAACTATGGCAAGTGTAAATGCTGCAAACGTGGCGGCTATGGCGTTAAATTCTGCTCAGTTAGCTCAATTAGCAATACCAAACAATACCAGCAACACTGCATCGCTTTGTGGTATGGACTTGATTTTAGATGAGTATACCCGTGAGTTTTACGGTGATCCGCGCCGCTGGTACGACTTGGTAAGAACACAGCAATTGGTACGCAGAAATAAAATGTACAATACCAACGGTGGTCCGAATGTTCAGGATTATCACACACGTTGGCCAATTCCACAAAACTTGATTAACAACGTTTTGTCGGGCCCTAAATATCCTCAAAATAACGGATATTAA
- a CDS encoding two-component regulator propeller domain-containing protein yields the protein MRGSVKILRVLLFCVITAVAASAGALAQTSNIQFTSLSSKDGLSSNTVHAILKDKYGLLWFATDDGLNKFDGTRFKTYRHNANDTTSLETNEIAALYEDGAGELWVGVVGGSLHKYDRQHDCFKRIRARQKNKSYNLINVKAIACDKSGKLWLATFAGLHVLDPATSQINRFEADKQLPPVLKNGITLSVYRDHKNRMWVGTRAGLYRYDDAYGHFTSYLHNDADVLSIAGNAIKTITQDAFGNLWFGTTDGLSMLSANEQAFKNYKYSSKNAENSISSNTIYAVAAKSKNELWVGTENGLDIINTSSGNISRFGPDNRNSFSLTSKSIRSILIDKQGICWIGTYQGGINKYDQNLTFFSLKKSNPFDPNGLSAPFVTSFAEGTNGNIYVGTDGGGLNLFNPQTRLLNHVPIKSKLANVTPGVSILTLIKAKNNRLWIGTYQNGLFGYDIKTGAYQQFIKDGSKASLSSNDIFCLMEDKRGKLWIGTNGAGVNVLDPVTGIVDSKLPEEILGQVPRTLHNGFIRAFEEDKHGNIWIGTNGGGINIYNPETKHYTILQRSNKTFPSDKINTIYEDRHGVLWIGTNDEGLVSIDESRKYLRIFNERNGLPNNVILKVIEDQNGKIWVTTNKGVSALDVAKKSFVSYNSFNGLQNNAFIQGAAFAAGNGQLYFGGADGFNYLMPSEVKINKNVPPVLFTNLTISGKTVSSTDKSHLNEDITVAEKFTVDYKQSFALSYVAVNYTSPKQNHYAYRLKGFEKDWIDAGSNTMVYYTNLNPGEYVFEVKASNNDGVWNNTGKSIKIIVKPPFWLTWYAYIIYIASAIGVLLYIRHRGILQLQQEFKHEQEKREQERLRELDQSKIKFLTNLSHEFRTPIALIMAPADKLLNQPVDIQTSAQVNIIKRNARRLLNMVNQLLDFRKLEEQELKLCTAEGDVIAFLKDVSESFRDLSEKKRITFVFNSGLEGLLMRFDHDKLERVLFNLLSNAFKFTPEGGKVMLAVYLRTDAEQNQQGNLVIEVSDTGIGIGANQQAQIFERFFQSDQSPAILNQGSGIGLSIVREFVIMHRGTINVKSEPGQGSIFTVELPYDAVNLPLQSTPESLTEQHDLTVTGIETESGEQPLLLIIDDNEEFRFYLKDHLKANYRIIEAANGKEGWQQALAHHPELIISDMMMPFMDGVELSKKLKADKRTSHIPVMLLTASTSEREQMQGLTSGVNDYLTKPFSFNILNAKIRNMLAFSRNLKKAYSKQLNIASPEVEIEQAGERFIKSVIDYVKSNLNNTQLSVEDLSRHVGMSRGSLYNKILEVTGQTPVEFIRTMKLEQAALLLEKSDMNIAQIAYAVGFTTPNYFAKSFKSKYNMLPSEYLNLKRKAFEIK from the coding sequence ATGAGAGGAAGTGTGAAAATTTTGCGTGTGCTGCTGTTTTGTGTAATTACAGCAGTTGCTGCGTCGGCTGGTGCTTTGGCACAAACTTCCAACATTCAATTTACTTCACTATCATCTAAAGACGGCCTGTCATCTAACACTGTTCATGCTATTTTAAAAGATAAATACGGCCTTTTATGGTTTGCCACCGATGATGGGTTAAACAAGTTTGATGGAACGCGTTTTAAAACATACCGGCATAATGCAAACGATACCACCAGTCTAGAAACGAATGAGATTGCCGCCTTGTATGAAGATGGTGCAGGCGAGTTATGGGTTGGCGTTGTAGGTGGCTCTTTGCATAAATACGATCGCCAGCATGACTGTTTTAAACGCATTCGCGCCAGGCAAAAAAATAAATCCTACAATCTAATTAATGTTAAGGCTATCGCTTGTGATAAAAGCGGAAAACTTTGGCTGGCTACCTTTGCCGGTTTGCATGTGCTCGATCCTGCTACTTCGCAAATTAACAGATTTGAAGCTGACAAGCAATTGCCGCCTGTGCTTAAGAATGGCATCACTCTAAGCGTCTATCGCGATCACAAAAACAGAATGTGGGTAGGTACAAGAGCTGGCCTGTACCGGTATGATGACGCTTACGGGCATTTTACAAGTTATTTGCATAATGATGCTGATGTTTTGAGTATTGCGGGTAACGCTATCAAAACCATAACACAAGATGCATTCGGTAACTTGTGGTTTGGTACAACCGATGGTTTAAGTATGTTGTCGGCTAACGAGCAAGCTTTCAAAAATTATAAATACTCCTCAAAAAATGCAGAAAATTCTATTAGCAGTAATACCATCTATGCCGTAGCTGCAAAAAGTAAAAACGAGTTGTGGGTAGGTACCGAAAACGGGCTGGACATTATCAACACTTCATCAGGTAATATCAGTCGTTTTGGTCCTGATAATCGCAATAGTTTTAGTTTAACCAGCAAGTCTATCCGGAGTATACTGATTGATAAACAAGGTATTTGTTGGATTGGTACTTACCAGGGCGGGATAAATAAGTACGATCAGAATCTGACATTTTTTAGTCTGAAAAAAAGTAATCCCTTTGATCCTAACGGTCTGAGTGCTCCCTTCGTGACATCGTTTGCCGAGGGTACCAACGGCAATATTTATGTGGGTACGGATGGCGGCGGACTTAATCTGTTTAATCCGCAAACGCGCCTGTTAAATCATGTGCCCATCAAGTCTAAATTGGCTAATGTTACCCCAGGTGTTTCTATATTAACACTCATTAAGGCAAAGAATAACCGTTTATGGATTGGTACGTATCAAAACGGCCTTTTTGGGTATGATATAAAAACGGGTGCTTACCAGCAGTTTATAAAAGATGGTTCAAAAGCCTCATTAAGCAGTAATGATATTTTTTGCCTGATGGAGGATAAGCGGGGAAAGTTATGGATTGGCACCAACGGTGCTGGCGTTAACGTGCTCGATCCGGTAACGGGAATAGTTGACAGTAAATTGCCGGAGGAGATTTTGGGACAGGTACCACGAACTTTACACAATGGCTTTATCCGGGCTTTTGAAGAAGACAAGCACGGGAACATTTGGATAGGCACCAACGGAGGTGGCATTAATATTTATAACCCGGAAACCAAACACTACACCATTTTGCAACGCAGCAATAAAACGTTTCCGAGCGATAAAATTAACACGATATACGAAGACAGGCACGGTGTGCTTTGGATAGGCACTAACGATGAAGGTCTGGTAAGCATTGATGAATCACGTAAGTACCTGCGGATTTTTAATGAAAGAAACGGTTTGCCTAACAATGTTATTTTGAAGGTTATTGAAGACCAAAATGGTAAAATATGGGTAACCACTAATAAAGGTGTAAGTGCTTTGGATGTTGCTAAAAAATCTTTTGTTAGTTATAACTCCTTTAACGGATTACAGAATAATGCCTTTATACAAGGGGCTGCATTTGCAGCCGGTAACGGACAACTTTATTTTGGTGGTGCAGATGGATTTAACTACCTGATGCCGTCTGAGGTAAAAATAAACAAAAATGTGCCGCCTGTTTTGTTTACCAATTTAACTATAAGCGGTAAAACGGTTAGCTCGACAGATAAAAGTCATCTTAATGAAGATATAACAGTAGCCGAAAAGTTTACAGTTGATTATAAACAAAGCTTTGCTTTAAGTTATGTAGCTGTTAATTATACCAGCCCGAAGCAAAATCATTATGCTTACCGGCTTAAAGGCTTTGAAAAAGACTGGATAGATGCCGGTAGCAATACTATGGTTTACTATACTAATCTTAATCCGGGTGAGTATGTTTTTGAAGTAAAGGCTAGTAATAACGACGGCGTTTGGAATAACACAGGTAAATCCATCAAAATTATAGTTAAACCGCCATTTTGGCTTACGTGGTATGCCTATATTATCTACATCGCGTCGGCAATTGGAGTGTTATTATATATCAGGCACCGTGGTATTCTGCAATTGCAGCAAGAGTTTAAACACGAGCAGGAAAAACGCGAGCAAGAACGCCTGCGCGAATTGGACCAAAGTAAAATTAAATTCCTGACCAATTTAAGTCATGAATTTAGAACGCCCATTGCCCTTATTATGGCCCCGGCAGATAAATTGCTTAATCAGCCGGTAGACATACAAACATCTGCACAAGTCAATATCATTAAACGCAATGCACGCCGGTTGCTAAATATGGTGAATCAGCTGCTTGATTTCCGCAAGCTCGAGGAGCAGGAACTAAAGCTTTGTACCGCAGAAGGGGATGTTATAGCATTTTTGAAAGATGTAAGCGAATCGTTTCGGGACCTTTCGGAAAAGAAGAGAATCACTTTTGTATTTAACAGTGGGTTAGAAGGATTGTTGATGCGTTTTGACCATGATAAACTAGAGCGTGTGTTATTTAACTTGCTGTCTAATGCTTTTAAATTTACTCCGGAAGGGGGGAAGGTGATGCTTGCCGTTTATCTGCGCACAGATGCAGAACAAAATCAGCAAGGAAATTTAGTTATTGAAGTTTCCGACACGGGCATAGGTATAGGGGCCAATCAGCAGGCGCAGATATTTGAACGTTTTTTCCAGAGCGATCAGTCTCCGGCAATATTAAATCAAGGCAGCGGTATCGGTTTGTCAATTGTCAGAGAGTTTGTGATTATGCACAGGGGTACGATTAACGTGAAAAGCGAACCCGGTCAAGGCAGTATATTTACGGTTGAACTCCCTTATGATGCTGTAAATCTGCCATTGCAGTCAACACCTGAAAGTTTGACGGAGCAACATGACTTAACTGTTACCGGGATAGAAACTGAATCTGGCGAGCAGCCTTTGCTATTGATTATTGATGATAACGAAGAGTTTAGATTTTATCTTAAAGATCATTTAAAGGCAAACTATCGCATTATTGAGGCTGCCAACGGTAAAGAAGGCTGGCAACAGGCGCTGGCTCATCATCCTGAGCTAATTATTAGTGATATGATGATGCCGTTTATGGATGGTGTAGAGTTAAGCAAGAAATTAAAAGCAGATAAACGTACTTCTCACATCCCGGTAATGCTGTTAACCGCCTCTACTAGTGAACGTGAGCAAATGCAGGGACTAACATCCGGTGTTAATGATTACCTGACTAAGCCGTTTAGCTTTAATATTCTGAATGCAAAAATCAGGAACATGCTGGCCTTTAGCCGGAATTTGAAAAAGGCCTACTCTAAACAACTCAACATAGCATCGCCCGAGGTGGAGATTGAACAAGCAGGCGAACGTTTCATTAAGTCTGTAATAGATTATGTTAAATCAAATCTGAATAATACGCAGTTATCAGTTGAAGATTTGAGCCGTCACGTCGGCATGAGTCGGGGCTCGTTATATAATAAAATTTTAGAAGTGACCGGCCAAACCCCTGTGGAGTTTATAAGAACCATGAAACTAGAACAGGCTGCGCTACTGCTCGAAAAGAGTGATATGAATATAGCCCAGATTGCTTACGCCGTTGGCTTTACGACGCCTAACTACTTTGCAAAGTCGTTCAAATCTAAATACAACATGCTTCCTTCAGAATACCTAAACCTGAAGCGGAAGGCGTTCGAAATTAAATAG